AGCCATGCTTTTCGGAAGTAAAGATAATGAGAATACCGGTTTCTTGTTCGGTCTCTACTCTTTCAGGTCACCTTATATACTTTACGTATTTTCAACTAATAGTATTTCCacctcttatttttttctttttcttttttgtcttccAACTAATTATACTCTCAATTCTATCCCAGATTTTTGTTCctttaatctttctttttcttaaaaaagaacCCCTTTTAACATTCAGAAATTTAATGTGATGATAAATACATATTTCGACATAAATAAAGCTTCAAATTCAAATCTTCTCCCATCATTTATAATTCAAAAcatttctctaatttttttttttaatttcttagaaaaattaaactaaaagacCTCTTATGCCTCATTTAGATTGAGGGATTCTAGAACTATagatttgaaatatataaattctaaaaatatttttacttgaattaaacataaaaacaatgaaattttatgtaaaatttaggataattttagaataatataaacttatagggataatattgaaataagaaaattataacaattcatcattcttttattgaattttggaATCTCTCATCTCCTCCgtgaaaaatcaaaatcttaaaaaataagagattttGAAAGacaaaatatttctaaaaatttatgtattcaGAACATATTTTGCTTACTAAATAATGTATTTAAGTTAAATTCATGGATATGAAATCTCCCATTTAAAATCCCTCAATCCAAACGATTTTGTCCGCATTTTAGCATCATTTGTAAGTCACATTTGATTGGatgtaatataaattatgaaagaaaataatatatatgtatacacTATATGTATCTAAAATCAATTCTGCCTAAAGTTGTTTATTTCAATGATAATTTAGtagaataatttaatatattcgattacaactaaaaatgatttttgttttataaaaataattgatgatttatttatgttaattatattcaACCAAAGATggttatttccttttttaccACAATAATGGCTAGTTATCTTATCAACGTTATATATGTGTACATTGAATCTGCAGGCTCGAGTTGGAGAagtaaatatcaataatatagTAACCCTATTTGATATTTACcttttatctctttctttcttttttttttttttttggaagaaattaaatttctgTTTTTGTGCTTACAGTCACCATGTTTTGTTGTATATGTTCATATCATTGACAAATTATGGATCTTGAATAAGGTGTGGAAAGCAATGTGAAATAAGTTATAGTTCGAACCAACTGTTTCAATCATActtaaaacaataatataatgaaaaagaaatctatAAAACTGTAACGGCCCAAGGAAAACTAATATGTTGGTTCCATGGTAGAGCAATATGAAACCTTAAAAGGCAATGTCCCACTCATATGTATATGAATACAAGCAAACCAAGTTGCAAGTAAGGCTAAAGATAACCTTAAATCATCAAAAGCAATTTAATTTGCTTTTCCATTTTGCAATAAGAATCTATAAGTAGATCCCCCCAACTGCAATCCTATCAACATTCACTCTTCTCTTTCAACACTAGCACCAGCAGGAAAATGGCTCTTCCAGTGAGTACTCGACTAGTAGTTTTAGCAATCATCTTTGTATTTGTCACATCATCTTCATTTGCAACTGCGGCTATTTACAATGTGTCGAGTTATGGAGCCAAACCTGATGGCACAACTGACTCAACTGAGGCCTTTATTGCTGCTTGGAAACAAGCCTGTAGCTCCTTAGAACCCACCACCATATATGTCCCTCTGGGAAGGTTCTTGCTACGTAATGTGGCTTTCCGAGGAAAATGCAGGAACAATGCTATTCAGATACGTATAGACGGCATGCTTGTGGCTCCATCAGATTACCGGGTCATTGGACATTCTGAAAACTGGCTTTTGTTTGAGAATGTTGATGGGGTTTCATTTTTTGGTGGAGTGCTTGATGCACAAGGAACTGGATTGTGGAATTGTAAGGCCACTGCCAAGAACTGCCCTAGTGGAGCCACGGTATGTAACTTTTCCTGCTTTTGAAATAAGGGTTTACCCGTGGTAGCTCAGTATCGGAACGCTTACATTATATTACACAGGAGGTTAGGATATCAAATCTTCATACTACCATTCCCCTTTAACAAAATGTATaataccaaaaagaaaaaaaaattggtttAGGTGATGAACTCATGAATATAatcaaataactaaaaatgacCATTagcataaaaaagaattcaaaggGATGATAATATAAATGATCACTTAACTTTGCatttgagtttaattttaccacaaaatttttatttatttcatttcagtcattcaactttaattttgattGTAATTTAGTCAATTTGCCAATAAAAGATTGAcatgtcattttttttaattattcttttcttattagtCATTTTTGCCacatgttaatattttttattggctaagtaactaaattgaaattaaaaatgaatgatttaaatgaaaCTAAGTGCAAAATCCAGtgatcatttatataattatctcAGAATTCAAACCTTACGTCCATTTTAAACACTAACGACACTAGTACTCTCTATCACGTGATAGTAATTTTAGTTGAGAATTCctgatattttaaataactcTGGTGatgttttatataaaattacgtAAAATGCATTAACcaattttaatagatttagttaattattcaaaattattaaaaaatatattttttttgataaatttatcaaaatcagaaaaatcagagataataatcaaaacactataagcttttaattttctataccAACAAGCCAACTAAAAATGTATAATACTAACAACtggaataaaatttaaggtGGTTATGTGATTGCAGTCCTTGCGGTTTACCAATGCGAACAACATTGAGATCAAGGGATTAAGTTCACTGAATAGCCAGTTGTTTCATATTGTCCTCCATGGTTGCCAGAATGTGAAAATGGAAGGGGTGAAAGTATCCGCCCCTGGCCAAAGCCCAAACACTGACGGCATTCACGTGCAATTGTCAAGTGCTATTACAATCCTGAACTCGATTATTGGAACTGGTGATGACTGTGTATCAGTTGGTCCTGGCACCAGTCATCTGTGGATTGAAAATATTGCATGTGGACCTGGCCATGGGATAAGGTATATATCTgcacatatttaatttaatttgtgtgTTCCTTTTGCCTATGtgcttaaattattttgatgattaaTGTTGAACTAAGTGGAGATTTTAATGGTGCAGCATTGGAAGTCTAGGGAAGGAATTTCATGAGCCTGGTGTGCAAAATGTGACAGTTAAAACAGTGACATTTACGGGTACCGAAAATGGGGTTAGAATAAAAGCTTGGGCAAGACCTAGCACTGGTTTTGCTAGGaacatttcttttcaaaatgcTATAATGAAGAATGTCCACAATCCTATTGTCATTGATCAAAACTACTGCCCTCACAAAAGAAATTGCCCTCATCAGGTAATATCATGTCTGGGGTTAATTCCTTCGTTTTACTTAATAAATTGTCTGTTTTGACTGGACCCACTGAAACTCGCTAAGTTCTTTCTTCTATAGCTAGAATGGCTTTTTACTGACCGTGGTCATGATCacagaaaaatatgaaatttagcAAGTCAAACTTCTATAATGGGTACCCAACTGATCTCAAAAAGAGATTCTCATGATTGTCTTCTTCATTTGTATTATATGTGACAGGGATCGGGCATTAAAATTAGTAACGTGTGTTACCAAAACATTTATGGAACATCAGCAACAGAAGTAGCAATGAGATTTGATTGCAGTAAAAAGAATCCATGCACTGGGATTAGACTGCAGAACGTAGTTCTCACTTACAAAAATCAACCAGCTGATGCATCATGCACCAATGCTGATGGGACAGCTTCCGGTTTGGTTAATCCAGCAAGCTGCCTTACCGTATAGGAAAggaattatctatttattgtTCTGTAATTAACACGAGTTGTGCTACAATTTTAGCAATTGGATTAGATTCATTTTTGGCTTGCTTTTCTTCATGAATCTTAGAGATTAAGTAACACAACTTTCTATAATTAATGGTTGTTTCCATGTGaggaaataattaataataatggttgcatgtggaatagataaaaatatcaattaattagaaaaatatgagataattttcttatttttcttaaatcatCCGGCGGCCTTAAGATACTTAATCacactaaaaaaataatttttgagaGTTTCATacaataaattactaattaaaataaaataaataatattataaatagaatttcttaaaaaataaaaataaggaaaaaaaaagctggatagttttaataaattcaatttcttattcTATAATTCGACttatttctttgttgtttttcttatgAACGGATATATATTATACCTAATAACCACAATATTAAAAGCAAATCTCGACATTTGGtatgttctttttttactttcttggtGCAAATAGACGTACGCACATAATTATGTCGAAATGTGAACTTGGATTTATTAGTAATgacaaataaattaagtatatGATTACGTAAAACACATGCTATAATCAACTTCCACGACAGGGTTTTCTAATTCTTTATAGCATAAGAATCATGTTAAcctaaaataaacattaatttaCAGATATTAGCGTAAAAAATTGACAAACAACTCATTGTCATGGTTCTTCATATCATATACGTGATTAACATGAGAATGTAACATGTAATTAACTTGTTTTATACTAAACcataaagtaattaattaaaacaatgtCGGTCCAAACTAACAGCATATACAAATACATGCATTATATATGTTCAATTTAATGTTCATCACATCTAATCCCATCAACTTGATCATCaaaagaatcaagaactaatGGCCAGCATATTGTTCTATTGTGCTCTCTTCTTGCTCTTCTTTTCATTCTCCTTACAACAGTCAAATGCAGACTATAATGTTATAAGGTTTGGAGCAAAACCGGACGGCAAGACTGATTCAACTGAAGCATTTGTCAGGGCATGGTCATCTGCATGTAGGTCAACAGGGCCGGCCACAG
The Ricinus communis isolate WT05 ecotype wild-type chromosome 1, ASM1957865v1, whole genome shotgun sequence DNA segment above includes these coding regions:
- the LOC8269659 gene encoding polygalacturonase, whose protein sequence is MALPVSTRLVVLAIIFVFVTSSSFATAAIYNVSSYGAKPDGTTDSTEAFIAAWKQACSSLEPTTIYVPLGRFLLRNVAFRGKCRNNAIQIRIDGMLVAPSDYRVIGHSENWLLFENVDGVSFFGGVLDAQGTGLWNCKATAKNCPSGATSLRFTNANNIEIKGLSSLNSQLFHIVLHGCQNVKMEGVKVSAPGQSPNTDGIHVQLSSAITILNSIIGTGDDCVSVGPGTSHLWIENIACGPGHGISIGSLGKEFHEPGVQNVTVKTVTFTGTENGVRIKAWARPSTGFARNISFQNAIMKNVHNPIVIDQNYCPHKRNCPHQGSGIKISNVCYQNIYGTSATEVAMRFDCSKKNPCTGIRLQNVVLTYKNQPADASCTNADGTASGLVNPASCLTV